A DNA window from Ficedula albicollis isolate OC2 chromosome 1, FicAlb1.5, whole genome shotgun sequence contains the following coding sequences:
- the GSTK1 gene encoding glutathione S-transferase kappa 1, giving the protein MGRTVVELFYDVISPYSWLAFEALCRYRHIWNIDLRFRPAFLGGIMQQTGNKPPAMLPKRGEYMLKDMKRMAKYYQVPLRISADAFQHIMGTNSLTAMRFITAIDMTNAQYLEPLSREFWMRFWSQHEDISQPENILAVARQAGLPGELSQKALEMISSATVKERLKETTSEALKYGAFGMPAVVAHYDGEPHLFFGSDRLELLGNFIGEKWLGPVPSPKL; this is encoded by the exons GCTCTCTGCCGCTACCGGCACATCTGGAATATTGACCTGCGCTTCCGTCCAGCTTTCCTTGGGGGAATAATGCAACAAACTG GTAACAAGCCACCAGCAATGTTACCAAAGCGAGGTGAATACATGCTGAAGGATATGAAAAGGATGGCAAAATACTACCAGGTGCCTCTACGCATTTCTGCAGATGCCTTCCAGCATATCATGGGCACAA ACAGTCTGACGGCCATGCGCTTTATCACAGCCATTGACATGACAAACGCACAGTACCTGGAGCCCTTGTCTAGGGAGTTCTGGATGCGGTTTTGGTCACAG CATGAAGATATCAGTCAGCCAGAGAACATATTGGCT GTTGCCAGACAGGCTGGGCTGCCAGGAGAGCTCTCCCAGAAGGCACTTGAAATGATTTCATCTGCTACAGTGAAGGAGCGACTGAAAGAGACAACATCTGAAGCACTGAAATACGGG GCATTTGGGATGCCTGCTGTTGTGGCACATTATGATGGGGAACCTCACCTGTTTTTTGGCTCGGATCGTTTAGAGCTGCTAGGCAACTTTATAG GTGAAAAATGGCTGGGACCAGTTCCAAGCCCCAAGCTGTGA
- the LOC107603329 gene encoding rap1 GTPase-activating protein 1-like yields MQPLSRSSSSVSSCCSGLRENGTSEEEENDRELTCSLKGPPKRDSMVQSMWLDDSDCTPSTSSSPGSRLLPSSSVAGSTGKGKGSKAEAQHHNPASILCCV; encoded by the exons ATGCAGCCACTCTCACGTTCATCATCCAGTGTAAGCAGTTGTTGTAGTGGATTGAGGGAAAATGGAACatctgaggaagaggagaatgaCAGG gagctgacGTGCTCACTAAAGGGCCCTCCAAAACGGGATTCAATGGTTCAGAGTATGTGGCTGGATGACAGTGACTGCACACCCAGTACTTCTAGCTCACcag GAAGCAGGTTGCTTCCTTCCAGCAGTGTTGCTGGCTccactggaaaagggaaaggcagcaaagcagaggcTCAGCACCATAATCCA GCCTCCATTTTGTGCTGTGTGTGA
- the LOC101820260 gene encoding rap1 GTPase-activating protein 1-like isoform X1 codes for MLTFLTGYREPGDAILLHARAERSEEVVQGFSDVIDSPTEGFPCVLTPAVPNKTVDLFEMIEKMQGSRLDEQRCSLPAPLKTEEEYIPYPSIHEVLQKGWPYPLIILPQFGGYWIEGTSHNLSSLSPTLSDVPFSWSGKVKLESDPTAKLYRKHFLGKEHQNFYSSDMSLGYLVLSVKYEQIEKQENLRLLLRTRTGTKHDLIPISCLNEFPNAVQMAKLLCEDVNVERFFPVLYPKASQLIVAFDEHVISNNFKFGVIYQKPGQTTEEEVFSNTVESQGFLEFLDFLGDKIQLQDFRGFRGGLDVTRGQTGTESVYTNFRGKEIMFHVSTKLPFTEGDSQQLQRKRHIGNDIVAIIFQDESTPFVPDMIASNFLHAYVVVQLTLSTTGDTLYKVSVTARDDVPFFGPPLPNPAIFKKSAEFREFLLVKLINAEYSCYRAEKFAKLEERTRSALLESLFEELQLRSRSMMGLPVGEDDKIENGSGGFLENFKRVIRGRSQSLDTMGISMRKQQPATLPSRPATAGLALSQSVAEGPKAIAASFALPGRSPSRTRASRFHGRRSSAIGIENIQEEKSRDTTERIQRVFDSPGTFFDLKSDGSSSPSSPEFPSRKSK; via the exons GAGGTCTGAGGAGGTGGTGCAGGGTTTTAGTGATGTTATAGACTCTCCCACTGAAGGCTTTCCATGTGTCCTcactcctgctgtccccaaCAAG acTGTGGACTTGTTTGAGATGATTGAAAAAATGCAG GGGAGTCGTCTGGATGAACAGAGATgttcccttccagctcctctcaAG ACAGAAGAGGAGTATATTCCTTATCCCAGCATCCATGAG GTATTACAGAAAGGCTGGCCATATCCTCTCATTATCCTACCCCAGTTTGGGGGCTACTGGATTGAAGGGACCAGCCACAACCTCTCTAGCTTGAGTCCAACTCTGTCTGATGTACCCTTTTCCTGGAGTGGTAAAGTGAAACTGGAAAGTGACCCTACAGCCAAGCTGTACCGCAAACATTTTCTGGGAAAG GAGCACCAGAACTTTTACTCCAGTGACATGTCCTTGGGCTACCTAGTACTTTCTGTGAAATATGAACAGATCgagaaacaggaaaatctaCGTCTGTTGCTGAG gACTCGTACTGGCACCAAACATGATCTAATTCCTATTTCCTGTCTGAATGAGTTTCCCAATGCTGTTCAGATGGCAAAG CTACTGTGTGAGGATGTGAATGTTGAACGCTTCTTTCCTGTCCTGTATCCCAAG GCCTCACAGCTTATTGTTGCATTTGATGAACACGTCATAAGCAATAACTTCAAATTTGGGGTCATCTACCAAAAACCTGGACAG ACAACTGAAGAAGAAGTCTTCAGTAACACAGTAGAGAGTCAGGGTTTTCTGGAGTTCCTGGATTTCCTTGGTGACAAGATTCAGCTGCAGGATTTCCGTGG GTTCCGGGGAGGCTTGGATGTTACCAGAGGTCAAACAGGCACTGAGTCAGTCTATACAAATTTCCGGGGGAAGGAGATCATGTTTCATGTGTCCACAAAGCTGCCCTTCACAGAGGGAGATTCCCAGCAG ctTCAGCGAAAGCGTCACATTGGGAATGATATTGTAGCCATCATTTTCCAGGATGAAAGCACACCTTTTGTCCCTGATATGATTGCTTCTAATTTCCTACATGCTTACGTGGTAGTTCAGCTCACTCTTAGCACCACTGGGGACACTCTCTACAAG GTTTCAGTCACAGCCCGAGATGACGTCCCCTTCTTTGGACCTCCCCTGCCAAATCCAGCCATATTTAAAAAG AGCGCAGAGTTTCGTGAATTCCTTCTGGTCAAGCTCATCAACGCCGAGTACAGCTGCTATCGAGCTGAGAAATTTGCTAAATTAGAG GAAAGAACACGGAGTGCCCTCTTGGAGAGCCTttttgaggagctgcagctgcgCAGCCGCAGCATGATGGGATTACCTGTAGGGGAGGATGACAAGATAGAGAATGGCAGTGGGGGCTTCCTCGAGAACTTCAAG CGGGTGATCAGAGGCCGCAGCCAGAGCCTGGATACCATGGGGATATCcatgagaaagcagcagccagccaccctgcccagccGCCCAGCCACGGCGGGCCTTGCCCTCAGCCAGAGTGTCGCCGAGGGCCCTAAGGCCATTGCTGCG TCTTTTGCCTTGCCTGGTAGGAGCCCGTCACGTACTCGAGCCAGCCGCTTCCACGGGCGACGGAGTAGTGCCATTGGCATTGAAAACatacaggaggaaaagag cagaGACACCACAGAGAGGATACAGAGGGTGTTTGACAGTCCAGGAACTTTCTTTGACCTGAAGTCTGAtggatcatccagtcccagctctccagagttccccagcaggaagagcaagtga
- the LOC101820260 gene encoding rap1 GTPase-activating protein 1-like isoform X4, translated as MLTFLTGYREPGDAILLHARAERSEEVVQGFSDVIDSPTEGFPCVLTPAVPNKTVDLFEMIEKMQGSRLDEQRCSLPAPLKTEEEYIPYPSIHEVLQKGWPYPLIILPQFGGYWIEGTSHNLSSLSPTLSDVPFSWSGKVKLESDPTAKLYRKHFLGKEHQNFYSSDMSLGYLVLSVKYEQIEKQENLRLLLRTRTGTKHDLIPISCLNEFPNAVQMAKLLCEDVNVERFFPVLYPKASQLIVAFDEHVISNNFKFGVIYQKPGQTTEEEVFSNTVESQGFLEFLDFLGDKIQLQDFRGFRGGLDVTRGQTGTESVYTNFRGKEIMFHVSTKLPFTEGDSQQLQRKRHIGNDIVAIIFQDESTPFVPDMIASNFLHAYVVVQLTLSTTGDTLYKVSVTARDDVPFFGPPLPNPAIFKKSAEFREFLLVKLINAEYSCYRAEKFAKLEERTRSALLESLFEELQLRSRSMMGLPVGEDDKIENGSGGFLENFKRHHREDTEGV; from the exons GAGGTCTGAGGAGGTGGTGCAGGGTTTTAGTGATGTTATAGACTCTCCCACTGAAGGCTTTCCATGTGTCCTcactcctgctgtccccaaCAAG acTGTGGACTTGTTTGAGATGATTGAAAAAATGCAG GGGAGTCGTCTGGATGAACAGAGATgttcccttccagctcctctcaAG ACAGAAGAGGAGTATATTCCTTATCCCAGCATCCATGAG GTATTACAGAAAGGCTGGCCATATCCTCTCATTATCCTACCCCAGTTTGGGGGCTACTGGATTGAAGGGACCAGCCACAACCTCTCTAGCTTGAGTCCAACTCTGTCTGATGTACCCTTTTCCTGGAGTGGTAAAGTGAAACTGGAAAGTGACCCTACAGCCAAGCTGTACCGCAAACATTTTCTGGGAAAG GAGCACCAGAACTTTTACTCCAGTGACATGTCCTTGGGCTACCTAGTACTTTCTGTGAAATATGAACAGATCgagaaacaggaaaatctaCGTCTGTTGCTGAG gACTCGTACTGGCACCAAACATGATCTAATTCCTATTTCCTGTCTGAATGAGTTTCCCAATGCTGTTCAGATGGCAAAG CTACTGTGTGAGGATGTGAATGTTGAACGCTTCTTTCCTGTCCTGTATCCCAAG GCCTCACAGCTTATTGTTGCATTTGATGAACACGTCATAAGCAATAACTTCAAATTTGGGGTCATCTACCAAAAACCTGGACAG ACAACTGAAGAAGAAGTCTTCAGTAACACAGTAGAGAGTCAGGGTTTTCTGGAGTTCCTGGATTTCCTTGGTGACAAGATTCAGCTGCAGGATTTCCGTGG GTTCCGGGGAGGCTTGGATGTTACCAGAGGTCAAACAGGCACTGAGTCAGTCTATACAAATTTCCGGGGGAAGGAGATCATGTTTCATGTGTCCACAAAGCTGCCCTTCACAGAGGGAGATTCCCAGCAG ctTCAGCGAAAGCGTCACATTGGGAATGATATTGTAGCCATCATTTTCCAGGATGAAAGCACACCTTTTGTCCCTGATATGATTGCTTCTAATTTCCTACATGCTTACGTGGTAGTTCAGCTCACTCTTAGCACCACTGGGGACACTCTCTACAAG GTTTCAGTCACAGCCCGAGATGACGTCCCCTTCTTTGGACCTCCCCTGCCAAATCCAGCCATATTTAAAAAG AGCGCAGAGTTTCGTGAATTCCTTCTGGTCAAGCTCATCAACGCCGAGTACAGCTGCTATCGAGCTGAGAAATTTGCTAAATTAGAG GAAAGAACACGGAGTGCCCTCTTGGAGAGCCTttttgaggagctgcagctgcgCAGCCGCAGCATGATGGGATTACCTGTAGGGGAGGATGACAAGATAGAGAATGGCAGTGGGGGCTTCCTCGAGAACTTCAAG aGACACCACAGAGAGGATACAGAGGGTGTTTGA
- the LOC101820260 gene encoding rap1 GTPase-activating protein 1-like isoform X3 has translation MLTFLTGYREPGDAILLHARAERSEEVVQGFSDVIDSPTEGFPCVLTPAVPNKTVDLFEMIEKMQGSRLDEQRCSLPAPLKTEEEYIPYPSIHEVLQKGWPYPLIILPQFGGYWIEGTSHNLSSLSPTLSDVPFSWSGKVKLESDPTAKLYRKHFLGKEHQNFYSSDMSLGYLVLSVKYEQIEKQENLRLLLRTRTGTKHDLIPISCLNEFPNAVQMAKLLCEDVNVERFFPVLYPKASQLIVAFDEHVISNNFKFGVIYQKPGQTTEEEVFSNTVESQGFLEFLDFLGDKIQLQDFRGFRGGLDVTRGQTGTESVYTNFRGKEIMFHVSTKLPFTEGDSQQLQRKRHIGNDIVAIIFQDESTPFVPDMIASNFLHAYVVVQLTLSTTGDTLYKVSVTARDDVPFFGPPLPNPAIFKKSAEFREFLLVKLINAEYSCYRAEKFAKLEERTRSALLESLFEELQLRSRSMMGLPVGEDDKIENGSGGFLENFKQRHHREDTEGV, from the exons GAGGTCTGAGGAGGTGGTGCAGGGTTTTAGTGATGTTATAGACTCTCCCACTGAAGGCTTTCCATGTGTCCTcactcctgctgtccccaaCAAG acTGTGGACTTGTTTGAGATGATTGAAAAAATGCAG GGGAGTCGTCTGGATGAACAGAGATgttcccttccagctcctctcaAG ACAGAAGAGGAGTATATTCCTTATCCCAGCATCCATGAG GTATTACAGAAAGGCTGGCCATATCCTCTCATTATCCTACCCCAGTTTGGGGGCTACTGGATTGAAGGGACCAGCCACAACCTCTCTAGCTTGAGTCCAACTCTGTCTGATGTACCCTTTTCCTGGAGTGGTAAAGTGAAACTGGAAAGTGACCCTACAGCCAAGCTGTACCGCAAACATTTTCTGGGAAAG GAGCACCAGAACTTTTACTCCAGTGACATGTCCTTGGGCTACCTAGTACTTTCTGTGAAATATGAACAGATCgagaaacaggaaaatctaCGTCTGTTGCTGAG gACTCGTACTGGCACCAAACATGATCTAATTCCTATTTCCTGTCTGAATGAGTTTCCCAATGCTGTTCAGATGGCAAAG CTACTGTGTGAGGATGTGAATGTTGAACGCTTCTTTCCTGTCCTGTATCCCAAG GCCTCACAGCTTATTGTTGCATTTGATGAACACGTCATAAGCAATAACTTCAAATTTGGGGTCATCTACCAAAAACCTGGACAG ACAACTGAAGAAGAAGTCTTCAGTAACACAGTAGAGAGTCAGGGTTTTCTGGAGTTCCTGGATTTCCTTGGTGACAAGATTCAGCTGCAGGATTTCCGTGG GTTCCGGGGAGGCTTGGATGTTACCAGAGGTCAAACAGGCACTGAGTCAGTCTATACAAATTTCCGGGGGAAGGAGATCATGTTTCATGTGTCCACAAAGCTGCCCTTCACAGAGGGAGATTCCCAGCAG ctTCAGCGAAAGCGTCACATTGGGAATGATATTGTAGCCATCATTTTCCAGGATGAAAGCACACCTTTTGTCCCTGATATGATTGCTTCTAATTTCCTACATGCTTACGTGGTAGTTCAGCTCACTCTTAGCACCACTGGGGACACTCTCTACAAG GTTTCAGTCACAGCCCGAGATGACGTCCCCTTCTTTGGACCTCCCCTGCCAAATCCAGCCATATTTAAAAAG AGCGCAGAGTTTCGTGAATTCCTTCTGGTCAAGCTCATCAACGCCGAGTACAGCTGCTATCGAGCTGAGAAATTTGCTAAATTAGAG GAAAGAACACGGAGTGCCCTCTTGGAGAGCCTttttgaggagctgcagctgcgCAGCCGCAGCATGATGGGATTACCTGTAGGGGAGGATGACAAGATAGAGAATGGCAGTGGGGGCTTCCTCGAGAACTTCAAG cagaGACACCACAGAGAGGATACAGAGGGTGTTTGA
- the LOC101820260 gene encoding rap1 GTPase-activating protein 1-like isoform X2 has product MLTFLTGYREPGDAILLHARAERSEEVVQGFSDVIDSPTEGFPCVLTPAVPNKTVDLFEMIEKMQGSRLDEQRCSLPAPLKTEEEYIPYPSIHEVLQKGWPYPLIILPQFGGYWIEGTSHNLSSLSPTLSDVPFSWSGKVKLESDPTAKLYRKHFLGKEHQNFYSSDMSLGYLVLSVKYEQIEKQENLRLLLRTRTGTKHDLIPISCLNEFPNAVQMAKLLCEDVNVERFFPVLYPKASQLIVAFDEHVISNNFKFGVIYQKPGQTTEEEVFSNTVESQGFLEFLDFLGDKIQLQDFRGFRGGLDVTRGQTGTESVYTNFRGKEIMFHVSTKLPFTEGDSQQLQRKRHIGNDIVAIIFQDESTPFVPDMIASNFLHAYVVVQLTLSTTGDTLYKVSVTARDDVPFFGPPLPNPAIFKKSAEFREFLLVKLINAEYSCYRAEKFAKLEERTRSALLESLFEELQLRSRSMMGLPVGEDDKIENGSGGFLENFKRVIRGRSQSLDTMGISMRKQQPATLPSRPATAGLALSQSVAEGPKAIAAQRHHREDTEGV; this is encoded by the exons GAGGTCTGAGGAGGTGGTGCAGGGTTTTAGTGATGTTATAGACTCTCCCACTGAAGGCTTTCCATGTGTCCTcactcctgctgtccccaaCAAG acTGTGGACTTGTTTGAGATGATTGAAAAAATGCAG GGGAGTCGTCTGGATGAACAGAGATgttcccttccagctcctctcaAG ACAGAAGAGGAGTATATTCCTTATCCCAGCATCCATGAG GTATTACAGAAAGGCTGGCCATATCCTCTCATTATCCTACCCCAGTTTGGGGGCTACTGGATTGAAGGGACCAGCCACAACCTCTCTAGCTTGAGTCCAACTCTGTCTGATGTACCCTTTTCCTGGAGTGGTAAAGTGAAACTGGAAAGTGACCCTACAGCCAAGCTGTACCGCAAACATTTTCTGGGAAAG GAGCACCAGAACTTTTACTCCAGTGACATGTCCTTGGGCTACCTAGTACTTTCTGTGAAATATGAACAGATCgagaaacaggaaaatctaCGTCTGTTGCTGAG gACTCGTACTGGCACCAAACATGATCTAATTCCTATTTCCTGTCTGAATGAGTTTCCCAATGCTGTTCAGATGGCAAAG CTACTGTGTGAGGATGTGAATGTTGAACGCTTCTTTCCTGTCCTGTATCCCAAG GCCTCACAGCTTATTGTTGCATTTGATGAACACGTCATAAGCAATAACTTCAAATTTGGGGTCATCTACCAAAAACCTGGACAG ACAACTGAAGAAGAAGTCTTCAGTAACACAGTAGAGAGTCAGGGTTTTCTGGAGTTCCTGGATTTCCTTGGTGACAAGATTCAGCTGCAGGATTTCCGTGG GTTCCGGGGAGGCTTGGATGTTACCAGAGGTCAAACAGGCACTGAGTCAGTCTATACAAATTTCCGGGGGAAGGAGATCATGTTTCATGTGTCCACAAAGCTGCCCTTCACAGAGGGAGATTCCCAGCAG ctTCAGCGAAAGCGTCACATTGGGAATGATATTGTAGCCATCATTTTCCAGGATGAAAGCACACCTTTTGTCCCTGATATGATTGCTTCTAATTTCCTACATGCTTACGTGGTAGTTCAGCTCACTCTTAGCACCACTGGGGACACTCTCTACAAG GTTTCAGTCACAGCCCGAGATGACGTCCCCTTCTTTGGACCTCCCCTGCCAAATCCAGCCATATTTAAAAAG AGCGCAGAGTTTCGTGAATTCCTTCTGGTCAAGCTCATCAACGCCGAGTACAGCTGCTATCGAGCTGAGAAATTTGCTAAATTAGAG GAAAGAACACGGAGTGCCCTCTTGGAGAGCCTttttgaggagctgcagctgcgCAGCCGCAGCATGATGGGATTACCTGTAGGGGAGGATGACAAGATAGAGAATGGCAGTGGGGGCTTCCTCGAGAACTTCAAG CGGGTGATCAGAGGCCGCAGCCAGAGCCTGGATACCATGGGGATATCcatgagaaagcagcagccagccaccctgcccagccGCCCAGCCACGGCGGGCCTTGCCCTCAGCCAGAGTGTCGCCGAGGGCCCTAAGGCCATTGCTGCG cagaGACACCACAGAGAGGATACAGAGGGTGTTTGA